In Diorhabda sublineata isolate icDioSubl1.1 chromosome 4, icDioSubl1.1, whole genome shotgun sequence, a single window of DNA contains:
- the LOC130442867 gene encoding invertebrate-type lysozyme 6-like isoform X1, with amino-acid sequence MTVTEGTIVVIVSTFFILGAVSEDLPVSKACLGCICESISRCSVTTPWADSAIGPFAITPVYWKSSGKPTIGGISSEAPDAFESCTKTLFCSALTVQGYMRKFKEDCNNDGDIDCDDFVLIHHYGAYGCKGTSLEGNIRKRYEQCKQYIDQETDP; translated from the exons ATGACTGTTACTGAAGGTACAATTGTTGTAATTGTCTCAACTTTCTTTATATTAG GTGCCGTTAGTGAAGATCTGCCAGTTTCTAAAGCATGCCTGGGATGTATATGTGAATCTATATCTAGATGTAGCGTTACAACACCGTGGGCAG ATTCCGCGATTGGACCTTTCGCGATAACCCCTGTATATTGGAAGAGTTCTGGTAAACCAACAATCGGTGGTATTTCTTCTGAAGCTCCGGACGCTTTTGAAAGTTgtacaaaaactttattttgttcGGCTTTAACGGTACAAGGATATATGAGGAAGTTCAAAGAG gATTGCAATAACGACGGGGATATTGATTGCGACGATTTTGTATTGATTCATCATTACGGCGCATATGGTTGCAAAGGTACTAGTCTTGAGGGTAATATTCGAAAACGGTATGAACAATGCAAGCAATATATTGATCAAGAGACAGATCCGTAA
- the LOC130442867 gene encoding invertebrate-type lysozyme 6-like isoform X2, with protein MTVTEGTIVVIVSTFFILDSAIGPFAITPVYWKSSGKPTIGGISSEAPDAFESCTKTLFCSALTVQGYMRKFKEDCNNDGDIDCDDFVLIHHYGAYGCKGTSLEGNIRKRYEQCKQYIDQETDP; from the exons ATGACTGTTACTGAAGGTACAATTGTTGTAATTGTCTCAACTTTCTTTATATTAG ATTCCGCGATTGGACCTTTCGCGATAACCCCTGTATATTGGAAGAGTTCTGGTAAACCAACAATCGGTGGTATTTCTTCTGAAGCTCCGGACGCTTTTGAAAGTTgtacaaaaactttattttgttcGGCTTTAACGGTACAAGGATATATGAGGAAGTTCAAAGAG gATTGCAATAACGACGGGGATATTGATTGCGACGATTTTGTATTGATTCATCATTACGGCGCATATGGTTGCAAAGGTACTAGTCTTGAGGGTAATATTCGAAAACGGTATGAACAATGCAAGCAATATATTGATCAAGAGACAGATCCGTAA